The following coding sequences are from one Pseudomonas oryzae window:
- a CDS encoding sarcosine oxidase subunit delta, producing the protein MLNIFCPHCGELRSEEEFSPAGQAHIARPLNPEACSDEEWGEYLFFRDSPRGLRHELWLHASGCRKYFNATRHTVSYEILETYKIGEQPAFTEAAGKKSAAQGVTA; encoded by the coding sequence ATGCTGAACATCTTCTGTCCCCACTGTGGCGAACTGCGCTCCGAGGAGGAATTCAGCCCCGCCGGCCAGGCGCACATCGCCCGGCCGCTGAACCCCGAGGCCTGCTCCGACGAGGAGTGGGGCGAGTACCTGTTCTTCCGCGATAGCCCGCGCGGCCTGCGCCACGAGCTGTGGCTGCACGCCTCCGGCTGCCGCAAGTACTTCAACGCCACCCGTCACACGGTGAGCTACGAAATCCTCGAGACCTACAAGATCGGCGAACAGCCTGCCTTCACCGAGGCAGCCGGCAAGAAGTCCGCCGCCCAAGGAGTAACGGCATGA